The following coding sequences lie in one Candidatus Lernaella stagnicola genomic window:
- a CDS encoding AIR synthase-related protein: MAHRIEVRLKPQFNDVIGGKTARQIREDLGLNVEGVRTVEVYTIDRRLTSKVLKKLAKICFTDTVIEEAFVGKPAALGLKWDWLIEVGFRPGVTDNVGRTAREAIVTAEGVKFRSHEGVYTSRQYLIRGELTAAEAERIAKDVLANELIQRWTIVSDRKFDKRRGLKAVVPSVRIDVEPRVKTVSLNLPDEKIERLSKRRCLALTLQEMKEIAGYFDRPEVRKQRRRYGLGKNPTDVELEALAQTWSEHCKHKIFNADIVYQEGQRRETIRSLFNTFIKGSTEKIRQKKGAKDFCLSVFKDNAGVIAFNDRFALVMKVETHNSPSALDPYGGALTGIVGVNRDPFGTGAGAKLILNTDVFCFASPFFDKPLGPRLLPPKRVLEGVREGVEHGGNKSGIPTINGSVVFDDRYAGKPLVFCGTGGLLPREVCGRPGEYKKANLGDVVIMVGGRIGKDGIHGATFSSEGLHEKSPATAVQIGDPITQKRMTDFLLKARDACLYSCITDNGAGGVSSSVGEMAQDTGGCEIDLAKAPLKYAGLHPWEILISEAQERMTVAVPPHNVQAFLDLSAKFNVESTVLGEFTDTGLFHVLYNEETVGLLDMDFLHDGLPPMKLHAVWKPVRHPEPRPPVPRDLAHVLMRVLGRLNVCSKEYFVRQYDHEVQGGSVVKPMVGIKNDGPSDAAVVRPDLDSMEGVVIAHGICPKYSDIDTYHMAACAVDEAVRNAVAVGGDVDHMAGLDNFCWPDPVHSDQTPDGKHKLAQLVRANKALYDVTCIYGIPCISGKDSMKNDYHVGDLKISVPPTLLFTVIGRIPDARRCVTMDSKNPGDLVYLLGYTRDELGGSEFFSEMGYIGNKVPRLEPEYAIEMYRRLRDAMRANIVRSCHDLSDGGLGVALAETAFAGGYGISAYLSRVPYDGVERNDYVLFSESPGRLLVTVRPEHKTAFEERMVDSMYAEIGLVTKDPVLEIVGINGRVLCRVPVAELKRAWQRTLDF; the protein is encoded by the coding sequence ATGGCCCATCGTATTGAAGTTCGCCTCAAGCCGCAGTTCAACGACGTGATCGGCGGCAAAACGGCCCGTCAAATTCGGGAAGACCTCGGCCTCAACGTCGAGGGTGTGCGCACCGTGGAGGTGTACACAATTGACCGTCGCTTGACGTCCAAGGTTCTCAAGAAGTTGGCCAAGATCTGTTTCACCGATACGGTGATTGAAGAGGCTTTCGTAGGCAAGCCGGCGGCGCTCGGGCTCAAGTGGGATTGGCTGATTGAAGTCGGTTTCCGGCCTGGCGTCACCGACAACGTGGGTCGTACGGCGCGGGAAGCGATCGTCACGGCCGAGGGCGTCAAGTTTCGGTCTCATGAAGGTGTCTACACGAGCCGCCAATATTTGATCCGAGGCGAATTGACCGCCGCCGAAGCCGAGCGTATCGCTAAGGACGTCTTGGCCAACGAACTGATTCAGCGCTGGACGATTGTTTCCGATCGCAAGTTTGATAAACGCCGCGGCCTAAAGGCCGTGGTACCGAGCGTGAGAATCGACGTCGAGCCGCGAGTCAAGACCGTCAGCCTCAACTTACCGGACGAAAAAATCGAACGCCTCAGCAAGCGTCGTTGTTTGGCGCTAACGCTCCAGGAGATGAAGGAAATTGCGGGCTATTTCGACCGCCCGGAAGTGCGCAAGCAGCGGCGTCGCTACGGTTTGGGCAAGAACCCGACCGACGTGGAACTCGAAGCGTTGGCGCAAACCTGGTCGGAACACTGCAAGCACAAGATTTTCAACGCCGATATCGTTTACCAGGAAGGTCAGCGGCGGGAGACGATCCGGTCGCTTTTCAACACCTTCATCAAGGGAAGCACCGAAAAAATCCGGCAGAAGAAAGGCGCGAAAGACTTCTGTTTGTCGGTTTTCAAAGACAACGCCGGAGTTATCGCGTTCAACGACCGCTTTGCGCTGGTCATGAAAGTCGAAACGCACAACAGTCCCAGCGCCCTTGATCCTTACGGCGGCGCCTTGACCGGCATCGTCGGCGTAAACCGTGACCCCTTCGGTACGGGCGCCGGCGCCAAGCTGATTCTCAATACCGACGTGTTTTGTTTCGCGAGCCCGTTTTTCGACAAGCCGCTCGGTCCGCGCTTGCTGCCCCCCAAGCGGGTTCTCGAGGGAGTGCGCGAGGGCGTCGAACACGGTGGTAACAAATCCGGCATTCCCACCATCAACGGTTCGGTGGTCTTCGACGATCGCTATGCCGGCAAGCCTTTGGTCTTTTGCGGCACGGGCGGCCTGCTGCCCCGTGAGGTCTGCGGCCGGCCCGGCGAGTACAAGAAGGCGAATTTGGGCGACGTCGTCATTATGGTGGGCGGCCGCATCGGCAAAGACGGCATCCACGGAGCGACGTTCTCGTCTGAGGGATTGCACGAAAAGAGCCCGGCGACGGCGGTGCAGATCGGCGATCCGATCACCCAAAAACGCATGACCGACTTTCTCCTTAAAGCGCGCGACGCATGCTTGTATTCTTGCATCACCGACAACGGCGCGGGCGGGGTGTCCTCGTCGGTGGGTGAGATGGCGCAAGATACCGGCGGCTGCGAAATCGATTTGGCCAAGGCGCCGCTCAAGTACGCCGGTTTGCATCCGTGGGAGATTTTGATCTCCGAGGCTCAGGAGCGGATGACCGTCGCCGTGCCGCCGCACAACGTCCAAGCGTTTCTCGATCTTTCCGCCAAGTTCAATGTGGAATCGACGGTGTTGGGCGAATTTACCGATACCGGCCTTTTCCACGTGCTCTATAACGAGGAAACCGTCGGCCTGTTGGATATGGACTTCTTGCATGACGGCCTGCCGCCCATGAAATTGCATGCGGTGTGGAAACCGGTGCGGCACCCCGAACCACGGCCGCCGGTGCCCCGCGATTTGGCCCACGTGTTAATGCGCGTTCTCGGGCGGCTCAATGTGTGCAGCAAGGAGTATTTCGTCCGGCAGTACGACCATGAAGTGCAGGGCGGCAGCGTCGTGAAGCCGATGGTGGGGATCAAGAACGACGGCCCCTCCGACGCGGCGGTCGTGCGGCCCGACCTGGATAGCATGGAAGGCGTCGTGATCGCCCACGGGATCTGCCCGAAATACAGCGACATCGACACCTACCACATGGCGGCCTGCGCCGTGGACGAAGCGGTACGCAACGCGGTGGCCGTGGGCGGCGATGTGGACCATATGGCCGGGCTCGACAATTTCTGCTGGCCCGATCCGGTGCATTCCGACCAGACTCCCGATGGCAAGCACAAGCTTGCTCAACTCGTGCGGGCGAACAAAGCGCTGTACGACGTCACATGCATCTACGGAATTCCGTGCATCTCCGGCAAAGATTCCATGAAAAACGACTACCACGTCGGCGACCTGAAAATTTCGGTGCCGCCGACGCTGTTGTTTACCGTGATCGGACGGATCCCTGACGCGCGCCGATGCGTGACGATGGACTCCAAAAACCCCGGCGATCTCGTGTACTTGCTTGGATATACGCGGGATGAGTTGGGCGGCTCGGAATTCTTCAGCGAGATGGGTTACATCGGCAACAAAGTGCCGCGGTTGGAGCCGGAATACGCGATCGAAATGTACCGGCGTCTGCGCGACGCCATGCGAGCCAACATCGTCCGTTCGTGTCACGACCTGTCCGACGGCGGTTTGGGCGTGGCGTTGGCCGAGACGGCTTTCGCCGGCGGATACGGCATCAGCGCGTACTTGTCGCGGGTGCCCTACGACGGTGTAGAGCGCAACGACTACGTACTGTTCAGCGAGAGTCCGGGACGGCTGCTGGTCACGGTCCGGCCCGAGCATAAAACCGCTTTTGAGGAGCGGATGGTCGATTCGATGTATGCCGAAATCGGCTTGGTGACCAAGGATCCGGTGCTGGAGATCGTCGGCATAAACGGTCGCGTGTTGTGCCGAGTGCCGGTGGCAGAGTTAAAGCGGGCGTGGCAGCGCACGTTGGATTTCTGA
- a CDS encoding TldD/PmbA family protein, whose translation MTKKELSRIQKLVANVKKAGADQVDAYYEWGREAEITARDGAVENLKQATSTGLGLRVFKDNRLGFGYTSDLSDDGLARLAEQVLAIAANTADDKNNGLPPSELIAPVKRLPDVFDPRVEALTNEELAKWAIEIEKASLAGDPRVKKVEDAGAGSYVQRTALVNSEGFSGTSEKTYAWLYSVVVGEQDDQKQSAWWSDFATHLADLDDPESVARQAVNRAARMLGARKIESGEMPIIFEPAMTKSFIRGLLGAINGDMIYKKSSFLLDRLGEQVASELITIVDDGTLDRRTGSCPFDGEGLTTERKLLVGRGVLKQYIYDTYTANKAGAKPTGTASREYSSLPGIGTTNFFLEPGKTPVADMFKGIKKGLLITDMMGRGANTVNGEYSRGANGILIENGELTHPVQEITVGGNMIEMLREIDAVGEDMDWRGATGAPSIRFAKLTVAGK comes from the coding sequence ATGACAAAGAAAGAACTAAGTCGCATTCAAAAACTCGTCGCCAACGTGAAGAAGGCCGGGGCCGACCAGGTCGACGCCTACTACGAATGGGGACGGGAAGCCGAAATCACCGCGCGCGACGGCGCGGTCGAGAACCTCAAACAAGCTACCAGCACCGGCCTGGGGCTGCGCGTTTTTAAGGATAACCGTCTGGGGTTTGGTTACACCTCGGATCTGAGCGACGACGGATTGGCGCGCTTGGCCGAGCAGGTTTTGGCGATCGCCGCCAACACCGCCGACGACAAGAACAACGGCCTTCCGCCCAGCGAGTTGATCGCTCCCGTTAAACGCCTGCCCGACGTGTTCGATCCGCGCGTCGAGGCCCTCACCAACGAAGAGTTGGCCAAGTGGGCGATCGAGATCGAAAAAGCTTCCCTGGCCGGCGATCCGCGAGTCAAGAAGGTGGAAGACGCGGGCGCGGGCAGCTACGTGCAGCGCACGGCCCTGGTCAATAGCGAGGGGTTTTCGGGAACCAGTGAGAAAACCTACGCTTGGCTGTACTCCGTCGTGGTCGGCGAGCAGGACGACCAAAAGCAGTCGGCTTGGTGGTCTGATTTCGCCACGCATCTGGCGGATCTCGACGATCCGGAATCCGTGGCCCGGCAAGCCGTCAACCGCGCCGCTCGCATGCTGGGCGCGCGCAAAATCGAATCCGGGGAGATGCCGATCATCTTCGAACCGGCCATGACCAAGAGCTTCATCCGCGGTCTGCTCGGCGCGATCAACGGCGACATGATTTACAAAAAGAGCAGCTTCTTGCTCGACCGCCTCGGCGAGCAGGTGGCCTCGGAACTGATTACCATCGTCGACGACGGGACGCTCGACCGGCGTACCGGTAGTTGCCCCTTTGACGGCGAAGGATTGACGACCGAGCGCAAGCTGCTGGTAGGTCGCGGCGTGCTCAAGCAGTACATTTACGACACCTACACGGCTAACAAGGCGGGTGCGAAACCGACCGGCACGGCCTCGCGAGAATACAGTTCGCTGCCGGGCATCGGCACGACGAACTTTTTCCTCGAGCCGGGTAAAACACCGGTGGCCGACATGTTCAAGGGGATCAAGAAGGGCTTGTTGATCACCGACATGATGGGCCGCGGCGCCAATACGGTCAACGGCGAGTACTCTCGCGGGGCGAACGGAATACTCATTGAAAACGGCGAATTGACCCACCCGGTACAAGAAATTACCGTCGGCGGCAACATGATCGAAATGCTGCGGGAAATCGACGCGGTGGGCGAGGATATGGACTGGCGTGGAGCTACCGGCGCACCCTCCATCCGTTTTGCCAAATTGACCGTGGCGGGAAAGTGA